In one Natronosalvus amylolyticus genomic region, the following are encoded:
- a CDS encoding HNH endonuclease produces MADGRRLTTDRFYGGTSRRLQLLQRFLSYIEMESPSRSEAKDWILENTNATSRDAIDHHLGFLEAIELIEQNEDAVIIGRRGQQYIESTDLDVLYRALQSNVKGFDTTLEQLLQTPLTDKEIRDVLVSEFEDINMESVGVATRHREWLQVLGYIERSGNVNQLTQKGHDLATSAATESEKTETKENTNTQLSEGTSVTERREAYREEVIRDDALVRELKRLYDDRCQICGERRQSSPESGYSEVHHLMPLGEDGPDKPENMVVVCPNHHVDFENRMVTVDPQTLEITHQYESEIDGRRLLVREEHDIGPQYLANHHQIADHSADSG; encoded by the coding sequence ATGGCCGATGGCCGACGTTTGACCACCGACCGATTCTACGGAGGGACCAGTCGACGCCTTCAGCTACTCCAGCGCTTCCTTTCCTATATTGAGATGGAGTCTCCCTCCCGGTCAGAGGCAAAAGACTGGATTTTGGAAAATACAAACGCTACAAGCAGGGATGCCATTGACCATCATTTGGGCTTCTTAGAAGCTATCGAATTGATTGAACAAAATGAGGATGCAGTCATAATTGGACGGAGAGGACAACAATATATCGAGTCTACCGACCTAGATGTCCTATACAGAGCCCTCCAGTCGAATGTGAAAGGTTTCGACACAACCCTTGAACAACTACTGCAAACCCCGCTCACTGACAAGGAGATTAGAGATGTGTTGGTCAGCGAATTTGAAGATATAAATATGGAATCAGTCGGTGTCGCTACTCGCCACCGGGAATGGCTACAGGTTCTAGGCTATATTGAGCGGTCTGGGAACGTAAATCAGTTAACACAGAAGGGACACGACCTCGCAACCTCCGCGGCTACTGAAAGCGAGAAAACCGAGACTAAGGAGAACACCAATACACAGTTGTCAGAAGGTACTTCTGTCACCGAACGCCGCGAGGCCTATCGAGAAGAAGTAATTCGTGATGATGCCCTCGTCCGAGAACTTAAACGACTGTATGATGACCGCTGCCAGATTTGTGGTGAGCGACGTCAAAGTAGTCCTGAGAGTGGCTATTCAGAAGTTCATCACTTGATGCCACTCGGGGAAGATGGGCCAGACAAACCAGAGAACATGGTTGTTGTCTGTCCAAATCACCACGTCGATTTCGAAAATAGAATGGTAACAGTGGACCCTCAAACACTGGAAATCACGCATCAATACGAGTCTGAAATAGATGGGAGACGACTTCTAGTACGAGAAGAACACGACATTGGACCGCAGTATCTCGCGAACCACCATCAAATTGCAGACCATAGTGCCGATTCTGGCTAA
- a CDS encoding winged helix-turn-helix transcriptional regulator has protein sequence MELDEGSRDIVHAIERHGGTASTTDVRRATGLGNSSVRYRFKKLENIGLIETEYNSNATPSGVAPITVASLSDFAREEIQKGLTVEAEQRRATIEPEDNAERIEELERRLSTKEEEVHNLEVEKEYIEACIDVHRDYLSNASALPNYQDIHEESLNVFKERMDSSS, from the coding sequence ATGGAACTTGACGAGGGCTCGCGTGACATCGTTCACGCTATTGAGCGCCATGGCGGGACAGCTTCTACGACAGATGTTCGGAGAGCAACGGGCCTTGGAAACTCGTCTGTCAGATACCGGTTCAAGAAACTGGAGAACATTGGCCTCATCGAGACAGAGTACAACTCCAACGCGACGCCATCAGGGGTAGCTCCAATTACGGTTGCATCCCTCTCTGATTTCGCTCGTGAGGAGATTCAGAAGGGGTTGACGGTCGAAGCTGAACAGCGCCGGGCCACTATCGAACCTGAGGATAACGCAGAGCGGATTGAAGAGTTGGAGCGACGACTCTCGACGAAAGAGGAGGAAGTCCACAACTTAGAGGTTGAGAAGGAGTATATAGAAGCGTGCATTGACGTCCATCGTGACTATCTGTCGAACGCGTCAGCTCTCCCGAATTACCAAGATATCCACGAGGAATCACTCAATGTATTTAAGGAGCGGATGGACTCTAGTAGTTAG
- a CDS encoding tyrosine-type recombinase/integrase, producing the protein MSETVVHRHFTLAQIDDLRDAAHSRDARYDSSLRDEVYVVLSTDLGTRVGETVPLTHQMFDLENGEVTLPAGIQKDYPVDGKSPKAATLRLDPYGHFGTVRLLRVYFKELEDDGHDYLFPSRQSDHMSTEAARDIVRRLAVEADVSPRRTDGQPADPSEAHPHAFRHSLANYMLADESTRLVDVRNRLRHRSITTTERVYEHFQRR; encoded by the coding sequence ATGAGTGAAACCGTCGTACACCGTCACTTTACGTTGGCACAGATAGACGACCTGCGAGACGCTGCGCATAGTCGAGACGCACGCTATGATTCGTCGCTGCGGGATGAGGTCTATGTAGTACTCTCAACCGACCTTGGAACCCGGGTAGGCGAGACCGTCCCACTGACTCACCAAATGTTTGACCTCGAAAACGGGGAAGTAACGCTTCCTGCTGGAATCCAGAAGGACTATCCAGTAGACGGTAAGTCGCCAAAGGCTGCGACGCTCCGACTGGACCCGTACGGCCACTTCGGGACGGTCAGACTGCTCAGAGTGTACTTCAAAGAGCTTGAGGACGATGGTCACGACTACCTGTTTCCGAGCAGGCAGAGCGACCACATGTCGACGGAGGCCGCTCGAGACATCGTGCGTAGGTTAGCTGTCGAAGCCGACGTTTCGCCCCGGAGAACAGACGGACAGCCTGCCGACCCGTCAGAAGCGCATCCACACGCATTCCGGCACTCACTCGCCAACTACATGCTGGCGGACGAGTCCACACGATTAGTCGACGTGCGCAACAGACTCCGTCACCGCAGCATCACGACGACCGAACGAGTCTATGAGCACTTCCAACGCCGATAA
- a CDS encoding restriction endonuclease, whose product MNLENIQWREFEELIAVLWEKFGYKTRITPPGRDGGIDVIAERSVPYQERILIQVKNYSIDNKIGVKFVREYSSLLHRPNVDGVVIVTTGFFTKQARDEAREIGVKLVDRSEIERFIDEHISELQLSKFTREPNGYKGVNDAAELETSEKPTEVDRESSNSESRTLSGYDRDNDFPKIAEDDPVPDVTVPTFIRDGIREHLLSNSQYMNAFSGNDKNPIYQYISTIHQIPISGQVNRDAIMEICDKYNLQYIDNSEQNIAVRWEKYWNDSTLNVNLEHDSMIATKFINEICEKLDNVELKQTPSE is encoded by the coding sequence ATGAATTTAGAGAATATTCAGTGGAGAGAGTTTGAAGAGTTAATTGCCGTTTTGTGGGAGAAATTTGGCTACAAAACTAGGATTACGCCGCCCGGAAGGGACGGAGGGATAGATGTCATTGCCGAGCGGAGCGTGCCATATCAAGAAAGAATATTAATTCAGGTAAAGAACTACTCAATTGATAATAAGATTGGGGTGAAATTCGTACGAGAATATAGTTCGCTTCTTCATCGACCAAATGTTGATGGAGTTGTCATTGTGACTACTGGATTCTTCACTAAGCAAGCACGGGATGAAGCCAGAGAGATTGGGGTAAAATTAGTTGACCGCAGCGAGATTGAACGATTTATTGATGAGCATATATCTGAACTCCAACTATCAAAATTCACCCGAGAGCCAAATGGTTACAAAGGCGTGAACGATGCTGCTGAACTTGAAACATCTGAGAAGCCGACCGAGGTAGACCGGGAATCATCGAATTCAGAAAGTAGGACATTATCAGGGTATGATAGAGACAACGACTTCCCAAAAATAGCAGAAGACGACCCGGTACCTGATGTAACGGTACCCACATTTATTCGTGATGGGATTAGAGAACACCTTCTCAGCAACTCCCAGTACATGAATGCATTCTCGGGAAATGATAAAAACCCAATCTACCAATATATCTCGACTATACATCAGATTCCTATTAGTGGCCAAGTTAACCGAGACGCTATCATGGAAATTTGTGATAAGTACAATCTTCAATACATAGACAATTCAGAACAGAACATTGCCGTGAGATGGGAAAAGTATTGGAATGATTCTACACTAAACGTCAATTTAGAACATGATTCGATGATTGCTACCAAGTTTATTAATGAGATTTGCGAAAAATTGGATAATGTGGAATTAAAACAAACACCATCTGAATAG
- a CDS encoding nicotinate phosphoribosyltransferase, whose translation MSNPFGIVSDEAILEGRATDAYFERTRETLEHAGRNPHVVAEVTADQFPTGSFEVFAGIEDVGTLFEGRDVDVDALPEGQLFDGGPVLRIEGPYLEFAELETSLLGFLSQPSGFATAALETRLAAPDSLVLSFGARHVHPAIAATVERAALLAGLDGFSHVAAGDILEREAGGTMPHALLLIFGAGNQDAAWRAFDEAVDADVPRIALVDTFWDEHEESLLAAETLGDSLDGVRIDTTGSRRGDFRHILREVRWELDARGHEDVDIFCSGGLTPDSIRSVRDIADGFGVGSYITGADSVDFSLDLVEVEGEPIAKRGKLSGDKQVYRTPDGGHEVRLADQPAPQDGEPLLEPLIRDGERVREPDLEGATERCLADAERVGFESE comes from the coding sequence ATGTCGAATCCGTTCGGAATCGTCTCCGACGAGGCCATTCTCGAGGGGCGTGCCACCGATGCCTACTTCGAGCGCACCAGAGAAACGCTCGAGCACGCGGGTCGAAACCCACACGTCGTCGCCGAAGTGACCGCCGATCAGTTCCCCACGGGCTCTTTCGAGGTGTTCGCCGGGATAGAGGACGTTGGGACGCTCTTCGAAGGCCGGGACGTCGACGTCGATGCGCTGCCCGAAGGACAGCTATTCGATGGCGGGCCAGTCCTGCGTATCGAAGGCCCCTACCTCGAGTTCGCCGAACTCGAGACCTCGCTGCTTGGCTTTCTCTCCCAGCCCAGCGGCTTCGCGACGGCCGCCCTCGAGACACGACTGGCGGCGCCCGACTCCCTCGTCCTCTCCTTTGGGGCACGCCACGTCCATCCCGCTATCGCGGCGACGGTCGAACGTGCGGCCCTGTTGGCCGGCCTGGACGGCTTTTCTCACGTCGCCGCTGGCGACATCCTCGAGCGTGAGGCTGGCGGAACGATGCCCCACGCGCTCCTGTTGATTTTCGGCGCTGGGAACCAGGACGCCGCCTGGCGAGCGTTCGACGAGGCGGTCGATGCGGACGTTCCCCGAATCGCCCTCGTGGACACCTTCTGGGACGAACACGAAGAGAGCCTCCTCGCAGCCGAGACGCTCGGCGATTCCCTCGACGGCGTCCGCATCGATACCACCGGCTCGAGACGCGGTGATTTCCGCCACATTCTCCGCGAAGTGCGCTGGGAGCTGGACGCCCGCGGTCACGAAGACGTCGACATTTTCTGTAGCGGGGGGCTCACGCCCGACTCGATTCGCTCGGTTCGAGACATCGCCGACGGGTTCGGCGTCGGAAGCTACATCACGGGTGCCGACAGCGTCGATTTCAGTCTCGACCTGGTCGAAGTTGAGGGCGAGCCGATCGCCAAACGCGGGAAGCTCTCCGGGGACAAACAGGTGTATCGAACGCCCGACGGCGGCCACGAAGTTCGCCTCGCTGATCAACCAGCGCCCCAGGACGGTGAGCCGCTGCTCGAGCCACTGATTCGCGACGGCGAACGCGTCCGGGAGCCGGACCTCGAGGGGGCCACTGAGCGGTGTCTCGCTGACGCCGAACGGGTTGGGTTCGAGAGCGAATAA
- a CDS encoding Hvo_1808 family surface protein, with the protein MDAGHRRHTLIVVALVAIIAITGCTAPLSAPADSPGADDRELGSINGFGPDDEIEIGDPEALTRAELEAVSYRAMARIEVIRGVRFTEDVEIEVYTREEVREQFDRGDEPADAFTNELWRAPFIVDGETDVNEAFETLYGDSVQGFYQSGRVVVVTDDPEAIRISRDTLVHELTHALQDQHVGLERRGSTLDERRAETGLIEGEANYLPYLYEQRCDVEWECLPELEALENGSGGETDLNVGLFLSIFAPYSEGATFVEHLHRTGGWEAIDDAFENRPVSTSQLIHPERYPDQQPREVALEDRSSGGWEPITDEDGEIRTETIGEATLFAGLWTNNVLEGSLFDDSTPLSPYTYDNPVTAAWAGDTFVAYEAAGDGAEGEGPTGHVWALEWESEAAAERFADTYRDLLETRGGTAVDDSGDTYRISDDQFSGAYKLTVDGDRVEIVAAPTVADLEAIRPATGDSVSALEGPTASDPRVGMTTASSGVTTASSGGPTISASTEGTAATASTTR; encoded by the coding sequence ATGGACGCCGGGCACCGTCGCCACACGCTGATCGTCGTCGCCCTCGTCGCGATCATTGCAATTACGGGCTGTACGGCGCCGCTTTCGGCACCGGCCGACAGCCCTGGCGCCGATGACCGCGAACTCGGCTCGATCAACGGCTTCGGACCCGACGACGAGATCGAAATCGGTGATCCCGAAGCGCTGACCCGGGCCGAACTCGAGGCCGTGTCCTACCGGGCGATGGCTCGCATCGAGGTGATTCGTGGCGTCCGGTTCACCGAGGACGTCGAAATAGAGGTCTATACCCGCGAGGAAGTCCGCGAACAGTTCGACCGCGGCGACGAGCCAGCGGATGCGTTTACCAACGAACTGTGGCGTGCGCCGTTTATCGTCGACGGCGAGACCGACGTTAACGAGGCGTTCGAGACACTCTATGGCGACTCAGTACAGGGGTTTTATCAGTCAGGCCGCGTCGTCGTCGTGACCGACGACCCCGAGGCGATTCGAATCAGTCGGGACACGCTCGTCCACGAACTCACCCACGCCTTGCAGGACCAGCACGTCGGCCTCGAGCGCCGTGGCTCGACCCTCGACGAACGCCGGGCCGAAACCGGCCTGATCGAGGGCGAGGCGAACTATCTCCCCTACCTGTACGAACAGCGCTGTGACGTCGAGTGGGAGTGTCTTCCCGAACTCGAGGCGCTCGAGAACGGGAGTGGCGGGGAAACGGACCTGAACGTCGGCCTGTTCCTCTCGATTTTCGCCCCCTACTCCGAGGGTGCAACCTTCGTCGAACACCTGCACCGAACCGGTGGCTGGGAGGCGATCGACGACGCGTTCGAGAACCGGCCGGTGAGTACCTCACAGCTCATCCATCCCGAACGGTATCCGGACCAGCAACCGCGGGAGGTGGCCCTCGAGGACCGCTCGAGTGGTGGCTGGGAACCGATCACCGACGAGGACGGCGAAATTCGAACCGAAACCATCGGTGAGGCGACGCTGTTTGCCGGTCTCTGGACGAACAACGTCCTCGAGGGTTCGCTGTTCGACGACTCGACGCCCCTCTCGCCGTACACCTACGATAACCCCGTGACAGCCGCCTGGGCCGGCGACACGTTCGTCGCCTACGAAGCCGCTGGCGATGGGGCCGAAGGCGAGGGCCCGACGGGTCACGTCTGGGCACTCGAGTGGGAAAGCGAGGCCGCCGCAGAGCGCTTCGCCGACACCTACCGGGACCTGCTCGAGACCCGCGGCGGAACGGCTGTCGACGACAGCGGCGACACGTACCGAATCAGTGACGACCAGTTTTCGGGTGCCTACAAACTGACCGTCGACGGCGACCGGGTCGAAATCGTGGCTGCACCCACGGTGGCCGATCTCGAGGCGATTCGACCCGCAACCGGGGACTCGGTTTCCGCACTCGAGGGACCGACGGCCAGCGACCCACGTGTTGGAATGACCACCGCCTCGAGTGGCGTCACAACCGCCTCGAGTGGCGGGCCGACTATCTCAGCCTCGACTGAGGGAACCGCAGCGACGGCGAGCACCACACGATAG
- a CDS encoding Hvo_1808 family surface protein, with the protein MGPGHNRFFLAAVVLGLALLTGVAVAGTSGVAATDTTTTLEESADYTTLEGVDASTLYAADHDHVHECAAEPPADFSAPADGNDTIGWFDGYWYNQPLDIDATDGLTEDELEQVSARTAARFEALRCLTFEEIPPVEIVDREAFAEETTGQYGEVDEQTRLFDNAQFEALLLIGGTEDSVEVREADRSATVGGYYDFINDEVVVISDDPDQLQLDEAILAHELGHALQNQHFDLARYERNTRDLDNGKLGVIEGDVHRVEQQYLEYCEEGVWNEPCILDDAEDGAGAGEPPSWGLYFMQFQPYSDGPNFIDHVYEQGGWDAVNAVYDDMPRSAVEIIYPERYGEFTVADLEVPDRSDDDWERMTFEDEPDYNVIGQAGLSAILMEPAYDFNPIVPQEEFLNIDPETGDIDPENPLNYDLEATSGWEGDKLYVYENDGQAGAVWKLAWEDAEDATTFLDAYEQLIDHRGGEHLEGSENTYVFDDGSDFDMAMTVIVDDDRLWIVTAPTLEDLEGVHADVESVEPPADDDDDTADDEAGDDAANDDDTADDSIPGFGPAVAVAALLAVGFVARVGDNRPGE; encoded by the coding sequence ATGGGACCCGGACACAATCGATTTTTCCTCGCGGCCGTCGTTCTCGGCCTGGCCCTCCTGACCGGTGTCGCGGTCGCCGGTACGAGTGGAGTCGCCGCAACCGATACGACGACCACGCTCGAGGAATCTGCCGATTACACCACGCTCGAGGGAGTAGACGCATCGACGCTGTATGCGGCCGACCACGACCACGTTCACGAGTGTGCGGCCGAACCGCCGGCTGACTTCTCGGCCCCCGCCGATGGCAACGACACCATCGGCTGGTTCGACGGCTACTGGTACAACCAGCCGCTCGATATCGACGCCACGGACGGCCTGACTGAAGACGAACTCGAGCAGGTCAGCGCCCGGACGGCCGCCCGGTTCGAGGCGTTACGGTGTCTGACCTTCGAGGAAATCCCGCCAGTCGAAATCGTCGACCGCGAAGCGTTCGCCGAAGAGACCACCGGGCAGTACGGCGAGGTCGACGAGCAGACGCGACTGTTCGACAACGCCCAGTTCGAGGCGCTGTTGCTCATCGGCGGTACCGAAGACTCCGTCGAAGTCAGAGAAGCCGACCGCAGCGCCACCGTCGGCGGCTACTACGACTTCATCAACGACGAAGTCGTCGTCATCTCCGACGATCCAGACCAGTTACAACTCGACGAAGCCATCCTCGCCCACGAACTCGGCCACGCCCTCCAGAACCAGCACTTCGATCTGGCTCGATACGAACGAAACACCCGCGATCTCGATAACGGGAAACTCGGAGTCATCGAAGGAGACGTCCACCGCGTCGAACAGCAGTATCTCGAGTACTGTGAGGAGGGCGTCTGGAACGAACCGTGCATCCTCGACGACGCCGAAGACGGCGCTGGGGCGGGGGAACCGCCAAGCTGGGGCCTGTATTTCATGCAGTTCCAGCCCTACAGCGACGGGCCGAACTTCATCGACCACGTGTACGAGCAGGGTGGCTGGGACGCCGTCAACGCCGTCTACGACGACATGCCTCGCTCCGCCGTCGAGATCATCTACCCCGAGCGCTACGGCGAGTTTACCGTCGCCGACCTCGAGGTCCCCGATCGAAGCGACGACGACTGGGAACGCATGACGTTCGAGGACGAGCCCGATTACAACGTGATCGGTCAGGCCGGTCTCTCGGCAATTCTGATGGAGCCGGCGTACGATTTCAACCCGATCGTCCCCCAGGAGGAGTTCCTGAACATCGATCCGGAAACGGGTGACATCGATCCGGAGAATCCGCTCAACTACGACCTCGAGGCGACCAGCGGCTGGGAAGGCGATAAGCTGTACGTCTACGAGAACGACGGTCAGGCCGGAGCCGTCTGGAAACTGGCCTGGGAGGACGCCGAGGACGCAACGACGTTCCTCGACGCCTACGAACAGCTGATCGACCACCGCGGCGGCGAACACCTCGAGGGCAGTGAGAATACCTACGTCTTCGACGATGGCAGTGACTTCGACATGGCTATGACCGTGATCGTCGACGACGACCGCCTCTGGATCGTCACCGCGCCTACCCTCGAGGACCTCGAGGGCGTCCACGCTGACGTCGAATCGGTCGAGCCCCCGGCTGACGACGATGACGACACGGCTGACGACGAAGCCGGCGATGACGCCGCCAACGATGACGACACGGCCGACGATTCGATTCCAGGCTTCGGGCCTGCCGTCGCCGTAGCCGCCCTCCTCGCCGTCGGGTTCGTCGCTCGAGTTGGCGACAACCGCCCGGGCGAATAA
- a CDS encoding cysteine hydrolase family protein: protein MHLETETTAVVVVDMQNGFCHPEGSLYAPGSEAVIDPIVELVSRAREAGTRIVYTRDVHPPEQFEDAHYYDEFEQWGEHVLEGSWDAELVAELDVRDDDLVVEKHTYDAFHRTQLEGWLEARGIEDLAFCGTLANVCVLHTAGSAGLRDYRPILVEDCIGALEDDHREYALEHADWLFGEVTARESLSFE, encoded by the coding sequence ATGCACCTCGAGACAGAGACGACGGCCGTGGTCGTCGTCGACATGCAAAACGGCTTCTGTCACCCGGAGGGATCGCTGTACGCGCCGGGGAGCGAGGCGGTGATCGATCCAATCGTCGAACTGGTGTCACGTGCTCGCGAGGCCGGCACGCGAATCGTCTACACGCGAGACGTCCATCCGCCCGAGCAGTTCGAGGACGCCCACTACTACGACGAGTTCGAACAGTGGGGCGAACACGTCCTCGAGGGGTCGTGGGACGCCGAACTGGTCGCCGAACTCGACGTCCGCGACGATGATCTGGTGGTCGAAAAACACACCTACGACGCCTTCCACCGAACCCAACTCGAGGGCTGGCTCGAGGCCCGTGGTATCGAGGATCTCGCGTTCTGTGGCACTCTCGCCAACGTGTGTGTTCTCCACACTGCTGGCAGTGCGGGGCTTCGAGACTATCGTCCGATACTGGTCGAAGACTGTATCGGTGCCCTCGAGGACGACCACCGGGAGTACGCTCTCGAGCACGCCGACTGGCTGTTCGGTGAGGTCACAGCGCGCGAGTCGTTGTCGTTCGAGTAG
- the gpmI gene encoding 2,3-bisphosphoglycerate-independent phosphoglycerate mutase, whose protein sequence is MDAALVILDGWGLGSDDGGRNAIEGAHTPIFDRLTDRGVAGSLEVAGRRVGLPDGQMGNSEVGHLNIGAGRVVLQEYTRIADAVADGSFQENDAINAAFEYALEHDGTVHFLGLVSDGGVHSDQEHLHALIGMAAERGVDAVTHAFTDGRDTAPHGGESYLEALESVVDEAGTGHVGTVTGRYYAMDRDENWERTARAYDAIVNREAAFEADSAVDAVSESYERGETDEFVEPTLVRGDGLEAGATDDDELTDEDLALSDGDAVVWFNFRSDRARQLTRMLGDIRPEWDVETSPPDIELVTLTQYDETFDLPVAFPPTYPENVLGKVLADAGKTQLRIAESEKYPHVTYFFNGGDEVAFEGETRTIVESPDVPTYDIQPEMSAPEVTDAAIDAIETDDPDVLVLNYANPDMVGHTGDYRATVEAVEAVDTQLGRLVETLEAQGAHVFVTADHGNADDMGTEDDPHTAHTYNAVPFCYLAPRDEAPAATESATAVDESADEAEGETTAVSVRPGGTLADIAPTILECLSIQQPPEMTGESLLE, encoded by the coding sequence ATGGACGCGGCACTCGTTATTCTCGACGGCTGGGGCCTCGGTAGCGACGACGGCGGGCGCAACGCAATCGAGGGGGCACACACGCCCATTTTCGACCGATTGACCGACCGCGGTGTGGCTGGCTCGCTCGAGGTTGCCGGCCGACGTGTCGGCTTGCCTGACGGGCAGATGGGCAACAGCGAAGTCGGTCACCTCAACATCGGTGCGGGCCGGGTCGTCCTCCAGGAGTACACGCGGATCGCCGACGCCGTCGCCGACGGCAGCTTCCAGGAAAACGACGCCATCAACGCTGCTTTCGAGTACGCCCTCGAGCACGATGGCACGGTTCACTTCCTCGGGCTCGTCAGCGACGGCGGCGTCCACTCCGACCAGGAACACCTTCACGCGCTGATCGGAATGGCCGCCGAGCGCGGCGTCGACGCCGTCACCCATGCATTCACCGACGGCCGGGATACCGCGCCACACGGCGGGGAGAGCTACCTCGAGGCGCTCGAGTCGGTCGTCGACGAAGCTGGCACGGGCCACGTCGGGACGGTCACGGGACGATACTACGCGATGGACCGCGACGAAAACTGGGAGCGGACCGCTCGGGCCTACGACGCGATCGTCAACCGGGAGGCGGCGTTCGAAGCCGACTCGGCGGTCGACGCCGTCAGCGAGTCCTACGAGCGCGGCGAGACCGACGAGTTCGTCGAACCGACGCTGGTTCGTGGGGACGGCCTCGAGGCTGGCGCTACCGACGACGACGAACTGACAGACGAGGACCTGGCGCTCTCCGACGGCGACGCCGTCGTCTGGTTCAACTTCCGATCGGATCGCGCCCGCCAATTGACACGGATGCTCGGCGACATCCGCCCCGAATGGGATGTCGAAACCTCGCCACCCGACATCGAACTCGTGACGCTGACCCAGTACGACGAGACGTTCGACCTGCCGGTCGCGTTCCCGCCGACGTATCCGGAGAACGTGCTCGGAAAGGTGCTCGCCGACGCCGGCAAGACCCAGCTACGCATCGCCGAATCCGAGAAATACCCGCACGTCACCTACTTTTTCAATGGCGGCGACGAGGTGGCGTTCGAAGGCGAAACCCGCACCATCGTCGAGAGCCCCGACGTACCGACCTACGATATACAACCGGAAATGAGCGCGCCCGAGGTCACCGACGCCGCTATCGACGCCATCGAAACCGACGACCCCGACGTGCTCGTGTTGAACTACGCCAATCCAGACATGGTCGGTCACACCGGTGACTACCGGGCGACCGTCGAAGCCGTCGAGGCCGTCGACACCCAGCTCGGTCGCCTGGTGGAGACGCTCGAGGCCCAGGGTGCGCACGTGTTCGTGACGGCCGATCACGGCAACGCCGACGATATGGGCACCGAAGACGACCCACACACGGCACACACGTACAACGCCGTGCCGTTCTGTTATCTCGCGCCTCGAGACGAAGCTCCTGCGGCCACGGAGTCGGCCACTGCCGTCGACGAATCTGCTGACGAAGCCGAAGGTGAGACGACAGCCGTCTCGGTCAGACCTGGCGGCACCCTCGCCGACATCGCGCCGACGATACTCGAGTGTCTCAGCATCCAACAGCCACCCGAGATGACCGGCGAGTCGTTGCTCGAGTAA